The Pseudanabaena galeata CCNP1313 genome has a segment encoding these proteins:
- a CDS encoding LysM peptidoglycan-binding domain-containing M23 family metallopeptidase: MAVSPAVVRTDTTPKVDLTNWWESQNIGAKVHQVQAGDTLYKLTQLYHVDAAAIATSNGISAVTDLPIGTQLVIPPIEGIVYKVQPDDTLSQIANLYQVPQQAISHASGILATDYLRIEQPLVIPGDVSSLIQRREGKTKQELVIKRDMLRQRLLQLTNEVPTLTSLYSSQFTEQPLTDKSWISRFHFQGVQIPTELAMLPESEARMTTVEMFRLTKDLETLDRLVINQEQLIASNSENQNQYLQINLPTLPAKNDLFDKNTNSAFIWPTQGTISSGYGWRWGKIHQGIDIAAPVGTPVWAAATGIVEFAGWDDSGYGNMLDIRHRDGSITRYAHLNVLFVKQGDTVTQSQVVAAVGSTGNSTGPHLHFEIRPQGGIATDPMAYLAKQ, from the coding sequence GTGGCAGTTAGCCCCGCAGTTGTTAGGACGGATACTACCCCAAAAGTCGATCTTACCAACTGGTGGGAATCTCAAAATATTGGGGCAAAGGTACATCAAGTGCAAGCTGGCGATACTCTTTACAAACTGACTCAGCTTTATCATGTTGATGCGGCGGCGATCGCTACTTCTAACGGCATTAGTGCGGTTACGGATTTACCGATTGGTACACAACTCGTCATTCCTCCTATTGAGGGGATTGTTTATAAAGTCCAACCTGATGATACACTCAGTCAGATTGCCAACCTGTATCAAGTCCCGCAGCAAGCCATTTCCCATGCTTCAGGAATACTGGCTACTGATTACTTGCGTATTGAGCAGCCTTTAGTCATCCCTGGTGATGTTAGTAGCCTGATTCAGCGACGGGAGGGAAAAACCAAACAGGAGCTTGTAATTAAACGAGATATGCTCAGACAACGGCTATTGCAACTAACCAATGAGGTTCCGACTCTGACTAGTTTGTATTCTAGTCAATTTACGGAACAGCCCCTGACTGACAAAAGTTGGATATCGCGATTTCACTTTCAAGGAGTCCAGATTCCTACTGAGTTAGCCATGTTGCCTGAGTCAGAGGCGCGGATGACAACCGTAGAAATGTTCAGACTGACTAAGGATTTGGAAACCCTTGATCGTCTGGTGATTAACCAAGAACAGTTAATTGCTTCCAACTCTGAAAATCAAAACCAGTACCTACAAATCAACTTACCCACTCTTCCCGCAAAAAATGACTTGTTTGATAAAAATACTAATTCTGCATTCATCTGGCCTACTCAAGGTACGATCTCTTCAGGTTATGGTTGGCGGTGGGGAAAAATCCATCAAGGTATTGATATTGCTGCACCTGTCGGTACTCCTGTCTGGGCTGCGGCTACTGGTATTGTTGAATTTGCGGGGTGGGATGATAGCGGCTATGGCAATATGCTCGATATTCGGCATCGTGATGGTTCGATTACTCGTTATGCTCATCTCAATGTTCTGTTTGTCAAACAAGGAGATACTGTCACTCAGTCTCAAGTAGTGGCTGCTGTGGGTAGTACAGGGAATAGTACAGGTCCTCACCTCCACTTTGAAATCCGCCCACAAGGGGGTATTGCTACCGATCCAATGGCTTATTTGGCGAAACAATAA
- a CDS encoding plasmid replication protein, CyRepA1 family encodes MQLLPKSLLTFSDLVQREWVDGSAINPELFASTVEILTDEVISNGDDISYPIHEALNWKASKWRTAWQSGRQQRPELFGALINTWNPFLEKPEVFQVKLSHPIIDSQKGKPRKYENPANREQVGGFALVTHSIWQKVVDRYASDLDCSNLPASINFWDWVSQHPEIPIFICEGMKKACCLLSQGYVAIALSGITMGRVTDEHGVLSLQPYLAKFAVPERQVLFCFDAETKEKTKHNIFLATVRTGKLFVEAQCQVKVIQLPLLESTDKTGIDDFIVDRGVDAFERVYLASVSLNTYAWHHQQSQQLTFKPSKSLHMNVVFQLDQYQIPDYIPKTGIVAIQSAKGTGKTKAIAAIVAGTDKLALLGHRVSLVRNLCKVMNADFKGDLDLANGQFITDSDYALRVGACVDSLLAFDPRQFVGCDLVIDEVEQVLRHLISGSTCNKDGKRPALLARLHILVKLAKRVIVADADLSDVSLNYLQALRGDGADVFLIKNDFKPEGYPAKFMVASNDAPIIQELLADVAKGNRIFVTTDSKSSSKAIAKLVESIKSIRPKAKILLFNSDTSGGRHETDFVTNINKRVFNYDVVIATPSMNTGISIEVKRFNKVYGLFYGTVTDADASQALSRVRDNVPRIVWCAERGFNFCKIDRSESPKHLKATLRNRWDREVSLIRAGLGDSLLPMVDNITAENTHIDLWANVEAKSNSAMWALRDHLLERLKFEGNQVTVVTVNNDDFGKSIKAALALVKQEHYQAVAGAKVLSSSEQTAIAKHECQSHEERLSVEKTALSDFYGLDEVTPQLVEYDHNGQRRSEILKLEALLQSESDLAVESDIDIFARQAKFGMGIFLPDQPCHELGRFIRDRLGLKDLLNPDVQYTDADLASLGDICRQFRFDIKRYLGFNISANATNIWIFRLLCNQLGVKICSKRLHSASGMINVCWLDPDAWQQLQEIMQRRTASLEQGIAPQSVSVDRPLPITITQVGAIANCQFAMWTQVISVLTYLSAFMPTELSPWKPIREQLSLLFLAIRSVVTHHIPAPSS; translated from the coding sequence ATGCAATTACTACCTAAAAGTCTACTTACATTCTCCGATTTAGTACAACGTGAATGGGTTGATGGCAGTGCTATAAATCCCGAACTTTTCGCTTCTACGGTTGAAATCTTGACTGATGAAGTGATTTCTAATGGCGATGATATCAGCTATCCCATTCATGAGGCTCTAAACTGGAAAGCTTCTAAGTGGCGGACGGCTTGGCAATCTGGTCGTCAACAACGCCCTGAACTGTTTGGTGCTCTCATTAATACTTGGAATCCATTCTTAGAGAAACCTGAAGTATTTCAGGTCAAGCTTAGTCATCCTATCATTGATTCCCAGAAAGGTAAGCCCCGAAAGTATGAGAACCCTGCTAACCGTGAGCAAGTTGGTGGGTTTGCCTTGGTCACTCACTCAATTTGGCAAAAGGTCGTTGACCGCTATGCCAGTGACTTAGATTGCTCTAATTTGCCTGCCTCGATCAACTTTTGGGATTGGGTCAGCCAACATCCTGAAATTCCGATCTTTATTTGTGAAGGCATGAAAAAAGCTTGCTGCTTGCTTTCTCAGGGTTATGTGGCGATCGCTTTGAGTGGTATCACGATGGGGCGGGTCACAGATGAGCATGGGGTGTTGTCACTTCAGCCTTATCTAGCTAAATTTGCAGTACCAGAGCGACAGGTACTGTTTTGCTTTGATGCTGAAACTAAGGAGAAAACAAAACATAATATTTTTCTTGCCACGGTCAGAACTGGAAAACTTTTTGTAGAAGCACAATGTCAGGTCAAAGTAATCCAGCTTCCTTTGCTTGAAAGTACTGATAAAACTGGGATTGATGATTTTATTGTCGATCGCGGTGTGGATGCTTTCGAGCGGGTTTACTTGGCATCCGTCTCTCTGAATACCTATGCTTGGCATCATCAGCAATCTCAACAACTTACTTTTAAGCCTTCCAAGAGTTTGCACATGAATGTTGTGTTTCAGCTAGACCAGTATCAAATTCCTGATTACATTCCCAAAACTGGTATCGTGGCGATTCAGTCGGCTAAAGGCACGGGTAAAACTAAAGCAATCGCGGCGATCGTGGCGGGAACAGATAAGCTGGCTTTGCTAGGGCATCGTGTCAGTTTGGTTCGCAACTTATGTAAGGTCATGAATGCTGATTTCAAGGGCGATCTCGATCTTGCTAATGGACAATTTATTACTGATTCAGATTATGCCTTGCGGGTCGGAGCCTGTGTTGATAGCTTACTAGCCTTTGATCCCCGTCAGTTTGTTGGTTGCGATCTCGTCATCGATGAGGTAGAACAGGTGCTGCGACATTTGATTTCAGGCTCAACTTGTAACAAGGATGGTAAGCGTCCTGCGCTGCTAGCACGTTTGCATATTCTGGTGAAGTTAGCTAAACGGGTAATCGTAGCGGATGCCGATCTCTCTGATGTCAGTTTGAATTATCTACAAGCTTTGCGTGGTGACGGTGCTGATGTGTTTTTGATTAAAAACGATTTCAAGCCTGAAGGCTATCCTGCTAAGTTTATGGTCGCCAGTAACGATGCGCCCATTATTCAAGAACTATTGGCGGATGTAGCCAAGGGTAATCGCATCTTTGTGACTACTGATAGCAAGTCCAGTAGTAAAGCGATCGCTAAGTTAGTTGAAAGCATCAAGTCAATTCGCCCCAAAGCCAAAATCTTGCTGTTCAACTCCGATACCAGTGGTGGTCGGCACGAGACTGACTTTGTAACCAATATCAATAAGCGCGTTTTCAATTACGATGTGGTGATTGCCACTCCTTCCATGAATACGGGTATATCCATTGAGGTCAAGCGATTTAACAAAGTCTATGGTTTGTTCTATGGCACGGTTACGGATGCTGATGCTAGTCAGGCTTTATCGCGAGTACGAGATAATGTCCCTCGTATAGTTTGGTGCGCTGAGCGCGGTTTCAATTTCTGTAAAATCGATCGCTCGGAGTCTCCCAAGCATCTAAAAGCAACTCTCAGGAATCGCTGGGATCGGGAAGTCAGTCTGATTCGCGCTGGGCTGGGTGATTCTCTATTGCCGATGGTTGATAATATTACGGCTGAGAATACTCACATTGACCTCTGGGCAAATGTTGAAGCAAAATCTAATTCGGCGATGTGGGCTTTGCGAGATCATCTGCTCGAACGACTTAAGTTTGAAGGCAATCAAGTCACGGTCGTTACCGTCAATAATGATGATTTTGGTAAGTCGATTAAGGCGGCTTTAGCATTAGTTAAACAGGAGCATTACCAAGCTGTTGCTGGGGCAAAGGTACTGAGTAGTTCAGAACAAACAGCGATCGCTAAACATGAGTGTCAGTCTCACGAAGAGCGATTGAGCGTAGAAAAAACGGCGCTATCGGATTTTTATGGACTTGATGAGGTTACACCACAACTTGTGGAATACGACCACAATGGTCAACGTCGTTCGGAGATTCTCAAGTTGGAAGCTTTACTCCAATCAGAATCAGATCTTGCTGTGGAATCTGATATTGATATTTTTGCGCGTCAGGCAAAATTTGGCATGGGTATCTTCTTGCCAGATCAGCCTTGTCATGAGTTGGGCAGGTTTATCAGGGATCGTCTGGGGTTGAAAGATTTACTCAATCCTGATGTTCAGTATACTGATGCTGACTTAGCAAGCTTGGGTGACATTTGCCGTCAATTTAGATTCGATATTAAAAGATATTTGGGCTTTAACATTTCTGCCAATGCCACAAACATTTGGATATTTCGGCTGCTGTGTAACCAGCTTGGTGTGAAGATTTGCTCAAAGCGTCTGCACAGTGCTAGTGGCATGATTAATGTCTGTTGGCTCGATCCTGATGCGTGGCAACAGCTACAGGAAATTATGCAAAGACGCACAGCATCTCTTGAACAGGGCATTGCACCTCAGTCCGTTTCTGTCGATCGCCCCCTCCCTATAACAATTACTCAAGTGGGGGCGATCGCTAATTGTCAGTTTGCAATGTGGACTCAAGTTATCTCTGTACTTACCTATTTGAGCGCTTTTATGCCGACTGAACTTTCCCCTTGGAAACCTATACGTGAGCAATTGTCACTTTTATTTTTAGCCATCCGCTCAGTAGTCACGCACCATATCCCTGCTCCCAGTTCATAG
- a CDS encoding ThiF family adenylyltransferase codes for MPTLSLPFAEAVPILLPSYDQLDLVLIGCGGTGGWLAVNLPRIAYLQKQAGKKVSLTFIDPDRVEAKNIPRQNFIPSDLGLPKASVLAARYGWQWGIEINAIAAPFKESMATLRWKHLVICIGAVDNPEARVEIAKVLENGKSVFWLDCGNHYDSGQVLLGSQGKVTNMKSSFHVSTFCTALPSPALQHPDLLIEQETTEKVLSCEEAALVNAQSMSINHRIADEALDMLLRLLSGTLTRFATYVNCKHGTAWSRFNTPEEVAAVIGETEQYLKTTPKESNSQSEMF; via the coding sequence ATGCCAACCTTATCATTACCATTTGCCGAAGCTGTGCCAATTCTGCTCCCCTCCTACGATCAACTGGACTTAGTTTTAATTGGTTGTGGAGGCACAGGTGGATGGCTAGCCGTGAATTTGCCGCGTATCGCCTACCTGCAAAAACAAGCAGGGAAAAAGGTATCGCTCACCTTCATTGACCCAGATCGGGTAGAGGCAAAAAACATTCCCCGCCAAAACTTTATTCCCAGCGATCTGGGATTGCCTAAAGCATCAGTTCTGGCGGCAAGATATGGGTGGCAATGGGGAATTGAAATTAACGCGATCGCCGCGCCATTTAAGGAAAGCATGGCAACACTACGCTGGAAGCATTTGGTGATTTGTATTGGCGCAGTAGACAATCCTGAAGCCAGAGTTGAAATTGCCAAAGTTTTAGAAAACGGGAAATCAGTTTTCTGGCTTGACTGTGGTAATCATTACGATTCGGGACAAGTCCTGCTTGGCTCACAGGGCAAAGTGACAAATATGAAAAGCTCCTTTCATGTTTCCACCTTTTGTACGGCGCTACCCTCACCCGCACTGCAACATCCAGACCTCTTGATTGAACAGGAGACGACCGAAAAAGTACTGTCATGTGAAGAAGCGGCGCTCGTCAACGCGCAGTCGATGTCCATCAACCATCGCATTGCTGACGAAGCTTTGGATATGTTACTACGCTTACTGAGCGGAACCCTTACCCGCTTTGCGACCTATGTGAATTGCAAACATGGTACAGCATGGTCGAGATTCAATACACCTGAAGAAGTTGCCGCAGTGATTGGTGAAACTGAGCAATATCTAAAAACCACACCCAAGGAATCAAATAGTCAATCTGAGATGTTCTAA
- a CDS encoding Mov34/MPN/PAD-1 family protein codes for MKLLEHVQKHTVITNPVTANPVLPTFSAGLIQHIIATNQHLPEIAATSMYEYVYAGNGTFVRARREGLVAIAPVVYYKAKGLRAISASVQMTYPPVPVALVQQMLEASRLPSNGEGKPVEILFHLYFENGNWQLTIPEQEQTARSCRPLDNSLNSSYAKALIEVHSHHGMNAYFSDTDNRDETGFRIYGVLGEIFSNPQIRMRVGIYGHFYETTTTGIFDLPPQLTDCLSEDW; via the coding sequence ATGAAATTATTAGAACACGTTCAAAAACACACAGTTATCACAAACCCAGTTACCGCAAACCCAGTATTGCCAACCTTTAGTGCAGGGCTAATTCAGCACATCATTGCCACGAATCAGCATCTGCCTGAAATTGCGGCAACCTCAATGTATGAGTACGTTTACGCAGGAAATGGCACATTTGTCAGAGCGAGACGGGAAGGGTTGGTAGCGATCGCGCCTGTGGTCTATTACAAAGCCAAAGGACTGAGAGCCATATCAGCATCAGTCCAGATGACCTACCCACCAGTACCCGTTGCACTAGTACAGCAAATGCTAGAGGCATCTCGCCTACCGAGCAATGGAGAAGGTAAACCAGTAGAAATACTGTTTCACCTGTATTTTGAGAATGGTAATTGGCAACTGACAATACCAGAGCAAGAGCAAACCGCCAGATCCTGTAGACCATTAGACAATTCTCTAAATAGCTCCTATGCAAAAGCATTGATCGAAGTACATTCGCATCATGGGATGAACGCATATTTCTCAGATACGGATAATCGTGATGAGACAGGCTTTCGGATCTATGGAGTATTGGGTGAAATATTCTCAAACCCACAAATCAGGATGCGCGTAGGAATCTACGGTCATTTCTATGAAACTACCACAACTGGTATTTTCGATCTTCCGCCCCAACTAACAGATTGTCTATCGGAGGATTGGTAA
- a CDS encoding single-stranded DNA-binding protein: protein MCNSINTVVVSGYIGIVSPVRQTRTSGKDVLDFSLAVQPKPRRDNDGNWINQEPLWVKVVCWNGTAEYAEERAQSGRFVEVVGVLSQPEGYQSKKDKKHHARTVISAQSLNFIDVERKNADDADEEYEPTTAYDDDF, encoded by the coding sequence ATGTGTAATTCAATAAATACAGTAGTTGTCTCTGGCTATATTGGTATTGTCTCCCCAGTCCGTCAAACTAGAACTAGCGGTAAGGATGTATTAGACTTTAGCCTTGCTGTACAGCCCAAACCGCGCAGAGACAACGATGGTAATTGGATCAACCAAGAGCCACTTTGGGTAAAAGTTGTTTGTTGGAATGGTACTGCCGAGTATGCAGAAGAACGTGCTCAGTCAGGACGTTTTGTGGAAGTAGTGGGAGTACTATCCCAACCAGAAGGATATCAATCTAAGAAAGATAAGAAACATCATGCACGTACAGTCATCAGCGCCCAATCTCTTAACTTTATTGATGTTGAGAGAAAGAATGCCGATGATGCTGATGAAGAATATGAGCCAACTACTGCATACGATGATGATTTTTAG